CCTACCCCATTGGCCATGAAAGCTACATGGCCTGTACCATATATGTTCTAAATATTTCTTTCCACCTTTTATTGATCCACTCTAGATTGCTTTCAAAATGGGTTACCTATCTATTTTTGAGCTTTTCAATTAATGGACCTAATATTTCAGTTTTGCAGTTAGTTTACACAAAAACTAATCCATGCAGAATAACAATCATCAAGAACCTCACCTATTTTCTCCAGTAGCACATATACATGTGTATGAACAATGCCTACACCCGCCATACATGTAGGTGTGATGAAGAAATATGCTTTCCAATTGATACTCTTCCATGCCAACTCTAGTTTTTCTCATAACCTAGTCAAAACAGCAATTCTTTAGTATGACAGTAAACCATGATATATAATTTGaagtgttgataaaaaaaaagtaatgaacaAATAACATCAATGATAAACTAATCATCATTCAAAATGATGTCTTTCACATGTAACTCCAGATGGAGATGCATGAAAATGAAAGACTCATGTTGCATGGTAGTTTTCATTCATGAGTCGACAATCCCAATTGCAAAAATAAGCAACAGATGATAAGAAATTCCCAACAATGGCGCAGCAGCTGCATATATAAAATTGTAACCCATTTATATAAGTTTATGTGAAGAGTAATACCTAAACGAAAACTATAGTTTAAATTCTTGCAAGAAAATCCAGTCAGTGAGAAGTTTCGACAAATAGCTACCTCAACATGAGCTTCGGAGCTGATGTCATTGGCAAACTGAATAAGTGCTAGCTCCATATCTGACTTTAAAACACGGCATTCAGTCAAAATGGGATGCAATGTAGTCAAATCCTTCTCAAACTTTTCTATCCCCTGAAAAGAgaattaaagaaaaggaaaagaatgttgatatttatttcatgattgcAGATGTTGTAGCTCTATGTGAGGTAAGCATGTGAAATGGTAAGGTCAGAGGCTTAGAATGTAAGACCTCAAACTCTGCTGGTTTTGAGAAGTTATTACTGTCAGTGTTAAGTCCGTGCAAGAGAAAAAGCAAAGGTTTTTCCAAAACATTGCTGAGCTCATGTAAAACTCCTACAATCTCATCTGTGTAATAGACCATGCTAACCATGTATTGttgctgcaaaaaaaaaagagtggataAACATACATAGTACATTGACGTGCATCAAACCAAGAAGCATTGAAGGAAGGATACCTGAAAGCAAGATAATGGCTTTATTTCTCCTAACCAAACCGCATAATCAGCTGGTAATCTTGGAGCAAATAGAATAGATTTCCCTGTTGCAATGTCCTTGAGGACAGCATAAATGACAATCAAAACCACAAACAAAAGGCTGTGAAAATTATAATGATTGTTGAAGTGACACAAACAATAGAAAGCATtcagttttaaaacaagaaatgaagGTTCAAACTACCATGTCCAGGCAAAGTAACACAGAATTGTTAATTGTTTGAATGAAAGGTGTAAGCTAACTAACATGCCAGCACATGCCCagatgaaataagaaaagaaaatgttcaTAAAACGATCCACTGGTCCACTATAGGCTGGAAGCATGTATCCTTGATAGTACAATACAGTGATCTAAGAAATTAAACAATAGCATAATTTGTTTGAAGTAAACTTTACAGAATAATAAGTATGAACCGCAATCCATTTTCATTCcggacaagaaaaataataaaactaaccatggcaattttccattgaaagaagaaggggaaaaaaaaggaaaagccaAGAGCTTACAATAGCGCCATAGAAACCAGGCTCTTTTACTCCAAACAGATAAGCGAAATAACTCTCCTGCCTACACATCAAAATATACATTTTGTTTCTAGTAAAATTGAAAAGCGGAGCAAATCGCCGCCATTACAGCTTACaagtgcaaagaaaaaaattacctgaagaGTTCGATGTGATCAGTGCAGTAGCGAGTTTTTTCCTCGCCTCCCTGTTAAATTcagtcataaaataaaaaataataacaataatagataTCATCAATCAATCAACAATACATACATGCATAGATAAATAGATAGATACCTGAAGAAAGACGAAGCCGTGCAGAGGACGAGAGGTTTCGGTGAGATGTTGACGGAGGGATTTTAACAGCTTTTCACGGTTCTTGGCGTGAAGCTCCATCGGTACTTTTGGGGGGGGGAGACGACACGAAGAAGCCATTTGCGGGCTTCTATGTCGTTAGGTTTCGTTTCCGCTCCCTTGTCTTGgtttataatcaaaattaaaagagagagagagagagagagggcttAGTGATATACTGTGAACTACAAGAAaattttcggttttttttttcgactcttcattttattttattttatttagttctttGATGTGGGATTTGTTTTAGTGATTCTTTATTCTGAATAACAGCTTCATGAGCTGTAATAAAAACTACATACGTGATCCTCTCATTACCTCTGCAACTTCTTTTAGTAGATGAAACAGCAGGTATACATACCGACAATAGACGTGTTTAAAAAAACCGAGGTATTTGTAAATGTTTaattcttgttgtttttgtattttaaaagtgtttttaaataaatttaatagtatttttatttttttatttgcttccatgtaattttttttttgtatttttaaattattttgatgtactgatattaaaaataattttaaaaaaataaaaaattattattttgatgcatttctgagtgaaaaaacaaccgcaaccacactctaAACAGACTATAAAAACCAACCAAGGTatgtataataattatattattcaacTCACTCAATccgttaaaattaattaattttaatataaaaaataataataggttaaaaatcaaaattggatATCATAGAAAAGATGTTGTGTCTTTTAAATCTGTCTATCTCGACACAACTCTTCTGctcagtaaaaaatataataaaaaaataaaaacttaaagaaTCTATATACAATTGTTAAGAAGTTATGTAGTCGgcaacatgtatttttattattattattaacttaaatGTTCATATTAGTTTGTAtgtatcataattaattttacaaactCTAAAGTTAACGAAAATGTATTCTTACAACATATATTCTTGTATATAAATACATTGAGATTGAGATGATATCCTTTGAGCTTCACAAGCATTCTTATATTTATTACTGTAACATGCATCTTTTTGATTTAGTTGTTTCCGGAATCAACGAATGGAGTGCGGACATCAAATTATTCGATTGTCCATGTAATCGACCCAACATGTCGAATGAAGAGACAGTTGGAGTGAAAATTATGTGACAGCTCAGCCTCGCTGTTCTTCGTGAGTTGCAAGCTAGTTGGATTCTCGGTGACTATTAGACCAAAAGGTGTTTCAGTAGTTAAAAGagagagcgtgtttggcagtgtggttgcgggtgttttttaaataacttttcgtgccaaaatgcatgccaacgatgtttttttattttttaaaaattatttttgatatcagcacatcaaaacaatccaaaacgtacaaactatattaaattttatcaaaaaaaaaaaacaaaaaattttcaaattttttagaaacgcggccgcagccgcgttcccaaacggtgcctaagTTTCTTGGTCTGTAAGCTATTTTTTTAGTGCGAAAGAACTCATATATTCCAACTCGCAGAtatctgtaaaaaaaaacaaggttgaATTGacagaatttatatttttaaaagtttttaaattttaattaattatgattatggACCATAACTCGACTCATATCCACGAACACACCTTCCCGGTAATAAAACCTGGTTGGTAATATGAAAATTTACCTAGTtggtaatataaaaagattattagCAAAGCAAAGAATGATCATAACACAACTTgcttggataaaaaaacctgaTATTATGAGGAAATTGAGTGGAGGACTCAAAACAACCCACTAAAAGGCTGTGAAAAGGCAATTTGTCGAGCACATCAAATCTGTTAGTAATCATAGAAGACctggtaaaaaaaacatgtccagCCCAGGGTCCAGTAGGGAAGGAAGCAAAGCAAGGTTGCTCAcattacattacaaaaaaaacctaaatggcATCACTGATTTGATTTGCTTCTGGTCCTACACACAAGTTCCAATTTCCTCAACATTGTGTTTGGGATTATGATAGTAGTCATAATTATGTTTGGGATTGTGATAGCAATAatgatttaaagtgtttttcatttcaaaatacatcaaataaaattttttcattttaaaattgttatttttaacatcaacacatcaaaacaatgcgaaaacataaaaaaaatcattttaagaaaaaacaattttcaaaatttgagggaacACGGTTTATGACAGTGTGTTTGGTACTGCGAtagttgttgtggttgtggtttgaaaaaagttgttttataaaaagttcttttagttgaggttggtttggaaaaatatatgtttggttaaaactgtggttgaaattgaggttgaacaaaaagtagtttaatatgtttggttaaaagaatgcttttcaaatttaaaataattaaaatacacacacacacacacacacactaatattgattgtttttaatttaaatattgtaaatttaactactgttattacatcatgaaataaataatattgatatcaaatatttttttattgttccattaaactatgtgcaatttcatcacgtacgaaatctatccaacaagaACTACATTTTCTATGGTTTCTTAAGCTCGCAAcaacatcaagtaaaatatcatcaaaaacaaaattaggattgcgatcaaattctgcaaatgctacgtcatcaagcgatctccgtctaatttacgtagtgtcattgaataatgtttaacactagtttttcgaataaaacacaattaaaaataaaaaataaattttttatttattttattttactgggtcgtacacggttcaatgcatttttagCTTTGAACCGGACCTAGTCCGACCTGCACGTGAACAATGGAGCATGGCTACACTGTTTAGTGATTTCTCTGCACGCAAGAAGCAGCAAAATACAGCTTCTGGTAAACTTGCAGCATAACCTTAATAAATGGTGGGTCCTACCAAAAAAATTGTGGCTTTTGCTTaaccaaacaataaaaactaTGGTTGCGGCTCACCCGCAGCCACAATAAAAACTGTGGTTGCGGCTCACCAAACGACCACTAAATATGTTTCtatctttgataaaaataaaaataaaaacttatttggcTTGTGTGGTACATTAGTCATTGCAAAATCGACTAAGGACAAATTAGTCaagacattttttaaaaaaaataatgaaatgactATTTTgcctttaaaagcaaaaacacaATTAAGCTTTCAATAAGGAGCTCTTTggtcttttaaaaacaaaacacagcAAAGTTACGGTCATGCTatttggagagaaaaaataaacatgcataGAAGGgcttctccatcttttttatttttttaaatcatgagaTGTTGAGCTTACCCTTgggatccaaaaaaaaaaaaaagcttagttTCATGTGTGTTTTAGTCAttatcttctatttttatttttcaatatggtTAAGGGTTGTTTGGTAATTCttagttattaaatattattaaaaacaattgatgtCGTGTGTGTCAACGCATGAAGAGTCCCCGTGCCATTCAGGTGGTGCGTGATGGCCTGTCCATTTACCAAAATCCTGCTTCCGTGGTAGCGTTGGGAGCGGCGACTCGTCCTCTTTCTAGTGGTGTGACATGTGCTCATAGAGGAGGTTTGGTTAGGCtacaattgagtttttttttctttcttctctattttctctctcatgCCCTTGAAATTCACATCTAACCTTCCAAAAAACAACTGTGTCCTCCGGTTTgtagttttattgattttggccctctttttttattactatttatttagtttttggtattttttttaagtttagttgtttttcaatttcttccttaatcattttattcaatttgatttttttatttgattcagtCTCTCTACTTTTGATTACTCTATTTCTATGTTTTAtacttttcttgattattatttttttgcaattttatcccttactattttattgtatttttttgtcctcattcttttgaataCATATccttatccttttcttaatttatctttttttttaattttttttctttggcatttaatttcatttgattttttatccagttttggtcctcattctttcaattactatttttatcattttcttatttttttttcaatttatccccaaattattttatttcattttgttttcatacCATATTTGGTCtgtattgtttgtgttttaaattgttttacggTTTGAtgttttactttgttatttttttatggttgccTTCTAGCAGGGCAAtcctttattgattttatttttttcaaaattcatcgTTTGACATTGGTTATTAGGCCTTTAGTTTCATTGtttgttttacttttcttttttaaagttatCTCGATCTTATATCTTGAGTAATAAGTTGGTCAGGTTAATCACGgttgactcagatttttttcctcaattttcttatgaatttttttttacaatttcatccattgGTGTTAAATTATTGGCCCTTGAGCTATGCgattttttcactttcttttctgTTGGATTATCCCAAGTGcgagttagtcaagttaacccgggttaacttgcATTTTCTtactcaatgtttttttatttaacttcggTCTTTTTTGTTATGTCCTTCTTTTgcgagtttaatttttttttaattttgatctcatGTCATGAGTGGCAGATTGGttaagttaacccgggttgactcaattttttttccataattttttatggcttttattttttttaatttcataatttggcATCAGATTATTTTCCCTTGACCTTTGTCATTTTTTcgcttttctttctattttgttattttgaggGTGAGTTGATCAAGCTAACCTGGGTTAACTTGCATTTTCTgtctcaatatattttatttaacttcggtcttttttgtttggttcttgtttttgaaagtctattttttttatcctgatcTTATGTCGCGAGTGGCGGGTTAGCCCATGTGGACTTAGATTTTTTTCCATTGATTTAAATGACTTGTTCACTTTTCTTTATGTTTAGTTATTCTGAGAGCGGGTTGGTAAAGTTAACCTGGGTTagcttaggtttttttaatgtttttttaattgaaatgtgGTCTTTTTTACTAAGCCAttcttttgaaattctttttttttatcccggtCTCATATTACGGGTAGTGGGTTTGTCAAGTTAGCTCGAGCTGactgaagttttattttttgacattatttttttgaagattttttttgtttttatctttaacaTTAGGTTATTAGGCCTTAAACTttacaattttgttttgcttttcatttctgCAGGTTGTTTCGGTCTCATATTTTAGGTTACGTTTTAGTAAATTTAACTCGTGTTGTCTCGGATTATCATCGCCTAAATATTATCTTAGCATTGAAAAAAGTTTGGCTACATCATGGGCCACCTATCTAGTTAGTTATAATCAGATGACAGAAGgacaaaaagggaaaaaagtcaaaacaaaagaaatagaaTGAGAGGCAATCCACTTATATGGTTAGAGAAGGACCATGGTTGTGTAGAGGtaactaaaaattaagaatGTTGTCTAATTGTAACCATACCATAAATGACCCCTCACATCAAGAAAGCTATAGCTTCTTCCCATAACAATAGAAGACAGTTGTAACACTCGATGTTGATATTTAGTTAAGCAATTGCAAATATTTCTAAAATCTCTCATTTTCCTATTACTTAAGAAATCTTAACTTTCCATCTATATTAAATGAACACCCAATGCACTCAATGTTGatatttaatgaatcatggatcATAAATccgtttcaacaaaaaaaatatagttacaaAGAAAAACTTTGTTATTTCAGGATTTAACCATAAAATTTGGTTCAAAACCTAAGACCTTCTAAGACCTTTATTCTATATACTTCTAAAGCCGCCTACAAAATCTAGATTGAAGTAAAAAATGGATTGACCCATTATATGTATAAACATCTGAAACATTGTCCCTATCATCTTTTCAGGTGCAAACAGTGCTTGCTTTAGGCCATCTTTGATAAATAAACTCTTGAATATAATCAAATAAGCATTCACATTCCTCTTTATAATTTGCTTCTTAATGCAaacagaaaaaaggaaaatagtattaaattaaattaaattaaattaaaattacaatttaaaaaaaaaccataatgatGTTTCACTATAAACTAAGGCACAAAGGCATAACTAATAAACACTATTATACATGGTTTgacatcattttaaattttttagacaTGAAATATTGTCAtttcctcaaattttttaagtgattttttgtcaaaaaattcTCACTTTAGTTTCTAAGTTAAAGTGTTATCCAGAATGTTTCTTGGACTTCATTTATGTTAAATCAATCCTGAATAGAGAAAAGTTAGGAGAAAGGACAAGAGAGAAAAATCTCTACTAAGctataatacaaatatataatcaACAATATTGATGTTGATGTATTCCTTTTCAATATAAAGTTCAAGAAGATGATTTTAGCATCAAAAAAGAACTAATTAATTGTAAATTGAAAGAACAAGTGGATTTTTATAGGtttgcattgaaaaaaaataagagttgtAAATGTACAAACTTGATGAAGATGCaatgaaaaattcaaaggaaaaatgcctaaaaaattcaaacaagaaGGTAAgcccaaattaaaagaaaatgactaagttaaaataaaaggtatgccccaagaaaatagaaaagggCAAATCAAAGAAATACAATAAGAAAGTTAAACAAAATGAGATGATCCTAAATTTGTAAACTTCTCAAACACTCTTTGAGCATATGAATCCCTTTTTGTTCATAGCCAAAACCTTAACCTACATTTTGTGTCTATATAAAGTCTTTTTTTAAACAAGCAAGCAATCAATCAGAACTAATAAATGGCATTCTTAAAAAATgtaaatgactttttttataagaGTTATGGCTTCATGagcattatatatattattattcatattgttaaaataaatgatCAAATAAAGGTGAAATTTCTTGACAAACCTCAAGCATTTCCTTAAGCCTCTTAAAATCTAAAACCAAGACAAAACATAACGTCACCTCACCATATCCTTTCATCAGTTTCAATCTAGTCTGTatgaaaaaccaaaatcatcatTCCCCAAACCACCTTatgaattgcaagaaaaataaaaataaaattattttatttttacatcaaaatagtTTCTGCCTTCAAAATATAAGATAGTTAAACttttagaaaaatcatccagAGCAAAGGACTCCTCATAAAatctaagagaaaaaaaagatgaaaaaaaccatgctaCAAACTATGTTTATCTGAGCTACTAACAAGCACAATTAGAAGGCACAATTAGGCCAAATGGGATTATGATGATTAAAAAGGTAGTTGTTCCTTTTTGAATggtcagcaaaacaaaaactttttacAGTAAGCACAAGAGGTAGTAATCATTGTAAAAAACCCAAGTTGTGTAACTTATAAACATTCAAACAGATGATTGCATGGGCAAACTCAAATGGGTTGATTGACAAAGAGACCATGAGAGGCCAAATCACAAATAACAACCCCTACCACCAACGAAAAAGATGAATTAAAAAGGAGGAAGGGCTAAATTCTAAAAAGGTAAAATGCATGTATGTTATCTAACCTCAAAATACTAGTATTTATGCAATGTTTAGCAAACATTTTATGGGTAATAACCCTTAGTGGAGTCCAATAGTGCTCCAATGAATCCAAGTCAACTAAGATTTGacaatgtttattttaacataatCTTACATCAAAAGATCTAACCCTATAATTAAGGAACAccaagaatttgatttttaaaaaaaaatcctacaatagaatttaatatataatgagAACCATATTCtttcaaaatgatatcattGAGTTATTGGATTTAAAATGGATTTCAAACCATCACTAAAAGTGCTAAGAGGTTGATCCGAAGTCGCTAGATTTCAAACTAGTGCTAGAAAATAATCTCGTGTTTGTGGATTTTAAACCATACCAAAAGTACCTAGAGGTAGTTCTTGAGTCATTGGATTTCAAGCCAGTAACAGAAGACTGATTATGTGTTGGTGGATTACCATTACCAGAAGTGCTAAGAGTTAGACCCTAAATCATTGGATCTCAAACTTATGCTACAATATTGATTCTGAGTTGATGGATTTCAAACCATCACTAAATGTACCAAGAGGTACATCCCAAGTTGGTGGAGTTCAAACCATCACCAAAAGTTCAAAATGGTATCTAATATATCATCTCGTGGTAGAATTTAACCTATACCAAGAAGAATCACATTTGGAGATTTCAATTCAACTAACATGACAGTTAGATAAGTTATTCTTGCACCATAAAGCAAGTCACCTTTCTAAGTGGCCAAAATCTCAAATCCCGATAAAGTCTTTTAGACtttgaaaatctttcaaaacttTTCACAAGCactatttttctttacaagtttaCTATATAAGCAATGTAAAGAATGAGCAACTGTTATAACCTGTTTTTACccctccattttattttttaaaatacaaaaatacttttaaaaaacataaaaaagaaaaaagtccaAAGATCAACTTTAAATTGGGTCGGGAAAAATTTTCTGGGTTTTATTAGGCATGATATATTTCCTAAgggtataattaaataaaagatggtTGCAATTGAAAACAACTAAAAGACTAAGGACCAAAATTGTTAATTTGGCATACTTATAGAGGTTTTATGAATCCCATTAAAGGCATAATtggttaaatttttaattttataatagttttttattttaattaaagggATTTTAAGTTTGACATGTTTCAAGtttagctttttcttttttagtctaTAAAGTCAGCCTATACTAACCAAGATAGGTCTTTTTTAAGACCTATATATCACCAAAGTTTAGTcttgtcaaattattttttgtctaaaatGTTTTCCATGTATATGACCGAGACCCATACTTCAAGCTCCATCATGCATTATTAATGATTCTTGGACATTTAGATAATGTTATAACCTCATGTTCtagttttaaacttgaaattatcATAACATCAATAATTGTTAGttatttccttttagttttcaactaaaagaaatcaaaattgttcACTCATACATCATTAGATTTTGGGAAAAGTTTGCAAGGCTCATTGGGTTTCATTTCACATTAAAAGACCTATTGGTTCaacattcaaaattttcaaaattattcatcttTGTTTTCAAAAGAATCTAAAATGTTTTGTTATTCATTCTTAGTGTTTAAGGTATTTACTCAATATAAGCCATTATCTTGGATGTTAAGAGAAgtagtcaatttttttaaaattttaaatgaaaaacaaatcttagaAATGTCTAAGTTCAATATTCGCCAAACAACTAGGAGTGTTGGTCTTTTTGATAAATTCTCATATATGCATGTTAATAAGAATCCAAAAAGTTGTTCATTTGTTGTGGATGTACACATATGAGTTATAACATTGATATATACAAACACTAATAAGGAGCTAGTTAAACTAAGGTATTTGACAAAAGTAAATTAATAGAACAAAGAATAAAACTTAAGGTtacaaagataattaaaaaaataaatttagagcTTTTGATTTTATCTAGTTAATCCCATACAATATTATTATTCCTTGTTATAAAATTCCAAAAGTTAATGTTGATGATTAAAAGATCCCGTgattattcaatattttctcttaaacaatattaaaaatatcccCACCTAATaattcaacatatttttaaattaattgaagatTCATTAAGTGCTTTGGGTTTTTCTTAATCTAAAACCACATTAATCATGATAAAGTATCTCTATCTTTTGTTTAACTAATGAAGGTTAGTCCTAAAAgcctttaataataaattatctctTGGTTTCATTATAATCCAATAGATTAAACAATAATTGGctagaaaattataaacaataagaTTAAGAATAAACActtaacatgaaaaatttagaaattaaataacttGGAATTTAAATTGTGTAATCAAAACCAGACTACATCAAagccttataaaaaataaaatttaattcataatgaatatgaaaataaatcatgttcTTATTGGAATACATCAAAGGaaaattaagatgaaaaataatttttttttgcttgaaatcgGTTAAAAAAGCATTCCACTATAACATCTGAGTTCTTCTAGTtctctctttcttgttttccctttcttttaatggtaaaaagaaccttattttattagtttggcCATGATCTATTTCTctaccttttctctttttttggtccaaaattttcttttatttgttttctaattttttccccAAAACTAGCAGATTTTAACCTCTAACTTCTAGCTCTATTTTTTATACCAGATGGATTTATTTTGAGATATTCAtaagaattaaaagttatagatattccttttagcttttttttacaCCAAGATGACTTAATTTGGATATTTACAGAGAAAGTTATGCTTGATTTAcatattcttttgaaatttcttacaagaaaatttcctttttcttacattaataaatttcactttcctcattcctttctttttcaaaacatttacaCAAGTCAATCAGACCTCTTCAAggtagattttatcatttaattagtttttaaatgaGCTTCTTCGATATCGTAAGCTTTAATCCAAGTAGGGCTAATGTTTAGTTAGAACTCAAGGATTGATGTTGAATTTTCACTTCAAAGCCCATGAATccatggatttatttatttctacatataaaaataaataaataaaaactatataaaatataaatatttaagataaactagaataaaattaaaagtaataatatgtaaaaatcatataaaaatcaagtacaCCATCTCGATAGGTGACAAGTTACTCGTTTTTAAAAGCAAAGAGTAGACAACGAGTCATCTGATCTTAAGGCTAAGGGTGGGTTGATAACCCACAACAAAGGGCTAAAATCCAATAAGTTGATTTGCTTATTGCTCCTGTCTCAAAGTAAGAAGTTTATGCTGCTATTTAGGCAATGAAACGTCTTGGTGGTTTGGGCATAGGGAAAAGGCCTAACTTCCTTTCTTGTTCACAATCCCTTTCAGGTTTGAGGGAAGAAGACGGTGCTATATAGAATATCTTCTTGTTGAAATAACCACGAGGATGGATGCCGCTCTCAAATGGAATTTGTTTCAGTTGAATTTGCTAGTATcataaataagataaagaagTAGTTGATCTTGTTAACGGAGTTCTATGTCTGGCTTTCAATTTACGTGAAAGAGATAGGGTA
The Populus nigra chromosome 3, ddPopNigr1.1, whole genome shotgun sequence genome window above contains:
- the LOC133689838 gene encoding uncharacterized protein LOC133689838 is translated as MASSCRLPPPKVPMELHAKNREKLLKSLRQHLTETSRPLHGFVFLQGGEEKTRYCTDHIELFRQESYFAYLFGVKEPGFYGAIDIATGKSILFAPRLPADYAVWLGEIKPLSCFQQQYMVSMVYYTDEIVGVLHELSNVLEKPLLFLLHGLNTDSNNFSKPAEFEGIEKFEKDLTTLHPILTECRVLKSDMELALIQFANDISSEAHVEVMRKTRVGMEEYQLESIFLHHTYMYGGCRHCSYTCICATGENSAVLHYGHAAAPNDRTLQDGDMALFDMGAEYHFYGSDITCSFPVNGKFTSDQSLIYNAVLDAHNAVISAMKPGVSWVHMHKLAEKVILESLKNGCIIVGNVDDMMIERLGAVFMPHGLGHFLGIDTHDPGGYLKGLEKLKGPGLKALRTIRGLQEGMVITVEPGCYFIDALLAPAMESSNTAKFFDREAISRFKGFGGVRIESDVHVTAGGCQNMTKCPRQISEIEAVMAGSPWPLN